The genomic interval TCGACCCCGGCTTCGCTCTCGGCGGCGACGACGTCGGCGTAGCCCAGTCGGTGTTTCCAGCACGACTCGGCGAACCGTCGGGTACGGAACCGTTCGTAGAGGTCGGCGAAGGCCTCGCTCGGTGGGTCGTCGGCCGCCCGGCGGAACCGGTCGAGTACGGCGTGGTCGTCCAGGTGGTCGTCGAGGACGGCCTCGGCGGTGATGGGCGGCGTGTCGGCGTGGGCGACGAGTTCGTCCAGCAGGCGACGGACCAGTACGTTCGCGTACACCGACTTGTGGTGCTGGGTGACCCACATGTACAGCGAGATGCGGCCTTCGAGGTAGTTGCCGATGGTGCTGAGCGCCTTCTCCGAGAGCGCGAGGCCCGCGTCCGGGTGGGCGGTGTAGGCGGCGACCATCCGTTCGGTGTCGACGCTGAGCACGTCCGCGCCCGTCATGTGGTCGTCGCGGATGATGTAGTCGAGGCGGTCGACGTCGATGGGCGAGTGGAGGAGTTCGGCGGCGACGCCGTGTTGCCAGTGGTCGCCCGCCTCGTAGCGCAGGCTCCACCCGAGGACGTACGCACACACCTCGTGCGGGTCGACGCCGAACGCCTCGATGGCGTCGGCGTACTCGGCGAGGACGGTGACACAGCTCAGCAGTTCGTGGGGGTTGGCGCGACGTATCGGAATCGGGAGGCGGTCGGCGTTCGACTCGTTCTCGGCGCTGAACCCGGTCTCGACGCTCGTCACGCCGACCTGTTCGAACGCGGCGGCGAGTCCCTCCTCGACGAGCCGGTCGCGGAGCGCGGCGGTGTCGAGGTGGCGTTCGCCGAGGTGAGAGAGCGGCGGGTGGCCGACGTCGTGGAGCAGGCAGGCGAACGCGAGCGTCCACTCGACGGTGTCGAGTTCGTCGTCGCCGATGCCGTCGGTGAAGTACGGCTGGGTCCGCAGGTTCTCGAAGACGCGCTGGCCGAGGTGGTAGACGCCCAGCGAGTGTTCGAACCGGGTGTGGGTCGCGCCGGGGTAGACGAGGTGGGTCGCCGAGAGCTGGCGGACGCGGCGGAGTCGCTGGAACGGTGCGGTGTCGACGACGCGGTCGACGACGCGTTCGTCGAGGTCTATGTAGCCGTGAACGGGGTCTTTGAGCTGTCTGGTCATGGAGGCTGTCTGGTCATGGGTGGTGAGTCGGGTCGGTTGGCGAGATGCGTCGGCCGGTGAGGCGGGCCGGTCGGCGAGATGCGACGCGCCGTGGAACGGGCGGTCGCAAGCGGTGACGGACCGGAGCCACACGCCCGTGAGTACCCAACGAAACGGCCGGAGCGGCGTGGCTCTTTCGTTCCCAGCGGGTGGGAACCGTCGCTCACGTCTTGGCCCCCCGACGGGTACTCACGAGCGACGATGTACGACCGAATCCTCGTCGCGACGGACGGCAGCGAGACGGCACGGGTCGCCGTCGACCACGCCATCGACCTCGCGGCGGTCCACGACGCGGCGCTCCACGCGCTGTACGTCCTCCACCTCCGCCCCTCGCTCGAACCGAATCTGGAGCTGCTGTACGACCAGCTCGAAGCGTTGGGCGAGGAGGCGACCGCCCAGGTCGCGGAGAACGCTGCCCAGCAGGGCGTCGAGGTCGTCGAAGCGATGGCGAACGGCACCCCGCACCGCCAGATACTCGACTACGTCGACGAGCACGACGTCGACCTCGTCGTGCTTGGGACCCACGGACGGACGGGCCTCGAACACGCGCTCGTCGGCAGCGTCGCCGAGCGCGTGGTTCGCCTCTCGCCCGTCCCGGTGCTGACCGTCCGCCACCCCGCCTCCGACGAGTGACCGGCCGCCACGCCGATTCCGACGTGGTGACCTCGCCTGCGACCCGGACCCGTCACGGGGACGCACGTATCCCGTCGGCCTGCGTCGTGGTACCATGGTCGAGTACACCGACCCAGACCTGAGCGACGCGGAGCGAGAGGCGCTGCACGACCTGCAACTCGGCATCGAGAAACTGTATCGCGGGTACGGTGCGCTGCTCGACTGGCACCACCACGTCGGCAGCGGGATGAACTACTTCGCCGCCGCCGAGCGACAGTTGCGCGAGGCGGGGCACACCGCGTTCGCGGACGAACTGCGCGACGTCCACCTCCCGGCGGGGGCCGTCGAGGACCAGTGGACGTACGAACTCGTCGACGTGTTCCGCCACGGCTTCCTGGCCGACGTGACGGCGTTCGAGGCGTCGGTCCGCGAGGACCTCGCCGACGGCGGTCCACACGTCACCGAGCGACGACACCAGCGGGAGCGACGGGAGCGAGCCGACGGCGACGCGTGGCGGTCGGGGACGGAAGAGTAGCGAGGAGGAACGGGAAGTGACGAGGCGTCACGATTCGCGGGGAGTCTCGGTGGACGCCGAACGGAGCGCCGTAACGAGGGAGAGGGAAGAGCGGGCGACGAGCGGTCGTCAGTCGTCCCGTGCCGCCTCGACGCGGTCGGCGTGTTCTTCGAGGTCGGCGGCTATCTGCCGGGCCTCGTCGGGCGTGAGCGTCACGCGGTCCGCGTGGGGGTGCAGATGCTCCAGCGTCGTGCCGTCGAGTTCCAGCGCCAGCGTGACGTGGTCGGGGTCGTTGCGCGGCGAACTGACGTCGAGGACGGCGTACGTCTCCTCCTCGAACTCGTGGGCCTCCGCCTCGGCGTCGACGAGGTCCAGCGTCGTGTACGCGGTGACGCTCAGGATGCGCTCGGACATCTAGTCGTCACTCGGTGCGGCGGCGTCGCCGGGTATCGTCTCCTCGTCGTAGGGGTACCACGCCTGCTTCGTGTTGTGCATCATGGGGTCGTCGTAGCTGGTCTCCATGGGGTCGGCGAGGCCCTTGAGTCCTTCCTCGCCCGTGTCCTCGGAGACGCTCGCGATGAACTCGCGGAACGACTGCCCGTCGGTGCGTTCCTCCTCGTAGGTCGCCAGCAGGTTCTCGATGTAGCCCGGCACCTCGTCGGCGGGCACTCGCATCTCGACCCAGTCGGCGAACTGCGGGTCCTCGCCGAGGCCGCCGCCGAGGCCGATGTCGAACGCCTCGACCGGTTCGCCGCCCTTGCGGGCCTTCATGCCGCGCAGCGAGACGTCGGCTATCTGTGGCTGGGCGCACGACGCCGTACATCCGGAGAGGTGGACGTGGAACTCGTCGAGGCCCTCGGGGAGTTCGACGTTGTCCTT from Halomarina salina carries:
- a CDS encoding HD domain-containing protein — protein: MTRQLKDPVHGYIDLDERVVDRVVDTAPFQRLRRVRQLSATHLVYPGATHTRFEHSLGVYHLGQRVFENLRTQPYFTDGIGDDELDTVEWTLAFACLLHDVGHPPLSHLGERHLDTAALRDRLVEEGLAAAFEQVGVTSVETGFSAENESNADRLPIPIRRANPHELLSCVTVLAEYADAIEAFGVDPHEVCAYVLGWSLRYEAGDHWQHGVAAELLHSPIDVDRLDYIIRDDHMTGADVLSVDTERMVAAYTAHPDAGLALSEKALSTIGNYLEGRISLYMWVTQHHKSVYANVLVRRLLDELVAHADTPPITAEAVLDDHLDDHAVLDRFRRAADDPPSEAFADLYERFRTRRFAESCWKHRLGYADVVAAESEAGVDDYTRWLLANDDDLERHLAAELDVPLYEVWIERSYVPEYEPAELKDIPLAHNGRTQSVGEYGLYGDRAFDRSIPFVYVPEGHVDRTVDLLNERYRAQR
- a CDS encoding universal stress protein; translated protein: MYDRILVATDGSETARVAVDHAIDLAAVHDAALHALYVLHLRPSLEPNLELLYDQLEALGEEATAQVAENAAQQGVEVVEAMANGTPHRQILDYVDEHDVDLVVLGTHGRTGLEHALVGSVAERVVRLSPVPVLTVRHPASDE
- a CDS encoding DUF6360 family protein, which encodes MSERILSVTAYTTLDLVDAEAEAHEFEEETYAVLDVSSPRNDPDHVTLALELDGTTLEHLHPHADRVTLTPDEARQIAADLEEHADRVEAARDD